The sequence TCTAAAGTAATACAGCATTGGTGTCTGCTATATTTACTTCAATGGAAGTAAAACTGCATTGACATCCAGATTCTGTGTAGCACAAGTACTTATGAAGAAACCCTCAAAGCAAACCGTCTTAGGATGCTTGCTGACATTCTCAGCCTTGAATTTTCTCCATCTCTGAAAACCAGGGCCATCAAATTCTTAAAGGGCGGATACAGATAAATTGGTTGCTTTGCTAGGATGAGAACAAAAGCAGGGACAAACATGTGAATCGTTGGATCATGCTAGTGGGATGACTTGGTTACATTAGATAATGTTAAAGAGCATGTTAAAGGGggtattaaaaatacaaaagcaaCCCTGCTACATCAGACCAAATGATCCTGTTTGTATTGAATCTCCTTCTAGTAAGTTTCATTGGATGCCCTTGAATTTTAGTactatatgagagagagagggggagagagactgactgactgactgacttttCTGTCTGTTTTTCTCTACActctgcataattttataaacttttctGAAACTGCCCCTTATTCACCTTTTTTACTTAACAAATAAGTCTCACGTGTAGCTACGGCGGGACAAAGCCTCCTTTCTCACCTTACATAATTTGTGTCCGTTGGTGAAGGTGGGGAAGAGAATATCAGGGACTTCCAAGTGAAGAGGGAAAGTGCTTTGCTTTCAGATAAAGACTTTCCTGCTTACATAAAATGGGGACAATTTTAGTGTTTCCTTGagtacttttaaaaaaccaagttgCAGCTCAAAGCTTTGTTGATAAATAATCAGCGTTACAGCTTTGAAAAATGAACTGTATGGCAAAGAAGTGAGAAGGGAACCATAAAGCTGATCTCTCAGCCCAGCCACAACAGCAGCATAACTTTTTAAGTTTATAAAAGGAAAAACTACTCCAGGCATCTCATAGCCAGAAGCAGTgaattccttctctctccccccccccaacaaaaaaaaatgTGTCACCCAAAATGTTTGCCCTCCAAACTCGCTCATTCTCCTAATGTGCCCCACAACCCTCCATAAAGATGCCAAAAACATGGTAGTGAATCTGTTCCCATGGCCTGGTTTGCATTGTTAaactattatttaaatttgtcagtgcatgttgctgaaattgtggttGCAGTGTTTTTGCTTTTGGCTTAgcttttggcttagcattatgtcatGTGTATGGTTGTCTAGAACTGCACCagccgtttgacttcacccccaaaggcacactccttcattgtctcccaaggcagacAATGCCAACCATCAGGCCTGTTGGTCTGTGATGCTCTTTGCAAGCCCTTCGtggtgcattatttatttatttatttatacatacatacatacatacatacatacataccctgcacatctggctgggtttccgcagccactctgggtggcttccaacaaaatattaaaatacaatacagcggtacctcgggttaagtacttaatccgttccggaggtctgttcttaacctgaaactgttcttaacctaaagcaccactttagctaatggggcctcctgctgccaccatgccaccagagcacgatttctgttctcatcctgaagcaaagttcttaacccaaggtactatttctgggttagcagagtctgtaacctgaagcgtatgtaacctgaagtgtatgtaacccaaggtaccactgtagtgtgtcaaacattaaaagcttccctaaacaggggtgccttcagatgtcttctaaaagtttggtagttgtttttctctttgacatctggtgggagggtgttccacagggcaggtgccactaccgacaaggcccactgcctggttccctgtaacttggcttctcacagcaagggaaccgccagaaggccctcggcactggacctcagtgtccgggcagaacgatgggggtggagacgctccttcaggtatactgggccgaggccgttagggctttaaacgtcagcaccaatactttgaattgtgcccggaaatgtactgggagccaatgtaggtctttcaagaccgatgttatgtggtctcggcagccagtCCCAGTTACCAATCTAGCAGccgcattctgcattagttgtagtttccgggtcaccttcaaaggtagccccacgtagagtgcatttcagtagtccaagcaagagataactagagcatgtaccactctggcgagacagtcctcaggcagatagggtctcagcctgcgttccagatggagctggtaaacagctgccctggacacagaattgacctgttcctccatggacagctgcgagtccaaaatgactcccaggctgcattgAACTCCTGGTGACCATCACCTAATGGCACTGTGATGTTGTGCAAACAGCCCTGCCCACTCATCAACTTTGGCCCACAAGGATGTAGGAGCGATAAGGATTTGAcccatgttccccacccctggttttgaAGTGACAtgtggatcaggccccagacagACATAAGCTGCCTCATTCTGAGTCAAATGATTGATTTGTCTAACCCAGTATTGTGTTGGGAGTGGCTCTCCAGTATTTCAGACAAGAATCTCCCATGCCTATTGGAGATGCCAGATATTAAACGTGGGACCTTTtcaatgcaaagcatgtgccctcATATTGCTGTTTAAATCTGAAGGTAAATTGTCACAAAGAAGACAGTCGAACAACTGTCATTGCCCATTTGACAAAAGTTTTCATTACCATTTATCCTTATTACATTGGCTTGCTAAGGTGGAGCAATTAAACCAGCAATCCTGATggttaagtcctgttgaatttggGCTTATGAGTAAATCTGAATCAAATAGGTCTGTAAATGTAGTCGTTAACTATTTGAAGTTACTCGTAAACTCATCAACATGTTTTAGGCTTAGGCTTCTAGAATGGGCTTGCCAACCTTTTTCAACCAGTGCAAGTATTTcaaattttgagagagtgctaAGGGCACCAATCGcaaaatggctgtcatggggACATgctgcataacacaaaatggatgTCACTAGGCTTGGCATAATACAAAATAGCTGCCATGGGGAATGGCGTAACATAAAATTAGCCAGACAACCATACACATACATtcaaatgttgttgctgttttaagaaCAGTACCACGAAAAATATACAAGATGACCACATCACGCTCACTTGtttcacagaaatcacttagaagATTCCTGCACATTTTACCCCATAACCTTCTTTCTAGGAGAGCTAGTGACTTGCtttaaaaccggggggggggggggagacactcgGAATCTGGGGCACTAGTCCAGGGTGAACCCTGTGCTAGATCTTGAAGTGATTGTATAAATCTAAAACCTTCTGGATAAAAGCATTCAGTATATTGATGCGTATTTTGAATTTGCTTAagctgtttaattttattttaatgggaTAAATGTACAAAGGGTATCAGTGTCTCTTAATCTGTTGCCTGTGTAAATAGTCATTGCATCAGGTGTTGCATTGCTGGAATACTATATCAGATCAGTATAGGTTGTTTCCAAGAACTAGGCAGAGTTTTTGGGCAGTCTTATCTGCAGCAGAGCAGATTGAACTCCGACAAGAAACTTCTGGGGTTGCAGGGCCTGTAAATGGTGGGGTTGATGTCAGAGACTATTACCCTAAGCAGTCCAGGAATGAATATGAAAATGGGATCCTTGTGGGAGCAAATGTTTGATGAATGAGTTGGCAGAACTTTGCGCTAGCAACTGCTAGCTCTCTTCCTTAGGGTTCCTGTACTCAGAAGCCAGCTATTCTGATTGTGTTAACATTTATCATCTGTAGCAAAGGACTAAGGGAACTAATAGGCAAACCTTCCGAAGCTCCTACTATGGGCCGCCTTTTAAGCTATTGCCTGTTTGGGTGGTGACATACCTGCATCTGGTGGCTAAGAAGTGGAAAACTTGCAGAGCTGTCATTCCTCAGACACTGGAGCTAAGTACCATGGCTAAAGAACTGGATCTTGTTTTGGATCAGGGAAACCTCATGTGTTCAATAGATTTGTAATTGCTGTATTCCAAGTGCTTGCTATTATTGCTGGGATCCGGTTGTTTTCATTCATCCCTCCAAGAAGTCCTCTGCTATTCCAGGTTCCAGTTTTTGTACCTGGGTATGATTTTGGTACACTGAAGcacagaagctgctgctgcttcacttcACTAGTTCCAACTCCTCATTCTGCTACCACTGTCTCAGCTAGGACAATCCTCCTGCCATGTTCATTTGGAATTCGAATCCAGTTAACTTCTGTCTCCATATCTCCCTGAATCCTACAAGTAAATTAAAGAAGAGTCACAACCTGAAGTCCACTAAGGTGGACTGTAGAGTGGGCTAACTAGTTCGAAGGATGCCAGGGGTTGAGTTCGAAACTTTCAAAGTTCTTTAAAGTGTTAGAAGAAAGTATTAagtatttctgtttaaaatgcTGTTTAACTTTTATCAACTGCCTTTGTTGATACATTTAGCATAATTTAtacaggggggggggcaaaatccAGCTTTTCTTGGTATAGAATTTCAGTTTTTAAGCTCACAGTACACACAGCCATGTGCATAACTGGGTCATTGGGGGTTGTGTTAAGGTTTGTGCCGATATACATTCCTAGCTCATAATCATGTTGTCTAGTACTTGATGTAAATTGTGTTACAGGGTGTTTTATATGCTGTGTTGATCCAATTTTTACTTTTCTCAGCCATTTTGGAGTTGTGTTTGGAGAAAATGGAGACATTAgttattaaaacaacaaaaattattttGACTACTAAttgataagggacgcgggtggcgctgtgggtaaaagcctcagcacctagggcttgccgatcgaaaggtcggcggttcgaatccccgtggcggggtgcgctcctgttgctcggtcccagcgcctgccaacctagcagttcgaaagcactcccgggtgcaagtagataaatagggaccgctcaccagcgggaaggtaaacggcgtttccgtgtgcggctctggctcgccagatgcagcttgtcacgctggccacgtgacccggaagtgtcttcggacagcgctggcccccggcctcttaagtgagatgggcgcacaaccctagagtctgtcaagactggcccgtatgggcaggggtacctttacctttacctttactaattgaTAAATTCAAATTTGTCTCCCTTTGCAACCAAGGGTCATTACTTCCAACTTACATTAACTTGTTTAGATGTGATTAATTGGTCATAAATCCCTGGTAGAAGGAAAACATTTGGATGTTATGTTCTACTCCTTCCTTCCAGTCTCAGTAACTGTCCAAACTCTCGCGATTCCTAGAATCTGGATAAGAAAGGCAAATATGCTTCACTTTAGATTTACTCTTTTTGCGTAATATAGGGCTTTCTAGACTTCACAAGTTCCAGTCACTCTGTACAAATGAAAACCTGCTATTTATCTGAGTTAGAATATCACTGTCTTTAAACCagctaaaataaatgaaaaaattgtccagtagcaccttagagaccaactaagtttgttctgggtataagctttcatgtgcatgcatacttctaaACCAGCTAGTACAAGTTATATATTAGCCTCTGAATAGGGTTTGTAATAGTGTAATCCTAATCTTTCTTTCCCATCCACACCAATCTTGGATTGGTTTCACTCCCATCACAGCCACCAGGTTTTTAATCTAGATGTAGCTGCTGTTCGGAAGCAGCAGGTGGCGATGTAAGTCCAAGAACAACCCACTCATTCTTTAATCGGACATTTAGCTTTTGAGCTCTGTCGGCGCAGCAGAATTACAGTGAAGTGGGTGGCATTTCAGCAGTTGCCACAAAATAATGTATCTAGGGTTGTGGTTTCCTTCCCTATTTCACTGCATTTCAGTTACAGCTGGCTTGTCCCATCTGAAATGAGCTCTGTGTGAATTGCACTTCTTTGTCCCATCCATCCTCAGTGTGTTTCCTGTAATAAATCGTTCAAGAAGCTATGGTCCCTCCATGAGCATATCAAGATTGTCCATGGGTATGCAGAGAAAAAGTTCTCCTGTGAGATATGCGAGAAGAAGTTCTACACAATGGCTCACGTGCGAAAGCACATGGTTGGTGAGTTTTTGCTGCCCATATTGTGGTTCCTTATCTCTCTGCTGCTTGTTTCCGAGAACGTTCAAAGTACTTTCCTTATACTGTTGCCAGTGCCTCCTGGGTTATAAATAGACAAATGATCTGTCTATGTCTCCTCTCCAAGTACTATAACCTTATTCATTCTCATCAGCCGTTGCCATCTCTATTTGCAGCTGAGGCCAAAATGTGGAGGGAAATGCCCTTATCAACAGAAGGTTCACATGGGGAAAAacattgtagagttcgaaggaaccctgagggtcatctagtccaaccccctgcaatgcaggaatatgcagctgtcccttacggggattgaaccAGCAAGCTTGGCATTGCtagcaccatgctgtaaccagcAGAGCTATTGGTGAGATCAGTGCTGTTACCTGCACCAGCAAAACTACCTTTGCTCTGAAATTCAAATTCTGTTCTTCTATTttgcaaaatttatataccattcgATGGTGAAAACAACAGAGCTGTCAACAGAACAAAAACCAAACATTCAGATTCTcgattaaaagaaacaaaaacaatttcaaacatAATTACTAAAATCATAACAAAGAGATACAACTCAACTTCTACATGGTCTGCATCGgttttgcctaaacaaaaatgttttaagaagggAGTTCTGAAGTGCTGGTCCTGTGGTTAAAGTTAACGCCTTGAACTTGGCCCGGTAGATCTCTGAGCTGAGGTGTTCCATGCAGACAGGGCCTGTCAGCAAccaggctgcagcattctgcactaactgcagcttctgcatGAAACACAAGGGAAGTCCCAGCGAGAGTGCATTGCGGTAATCCAGCCTTGAAGTCACCAGTGCCTGAACTGTGGCCAGGCTCTCCCAGTCCAGGCACGGCTGTCCCAGTTGCAAATCAAATCCGTGCACAAGAATGCAAACACATCTGCACGTGGGCCTCACAGCAACCCTCAAGGGGGAATCTGAACTCAAGTCTTATCAGGTCTGAAGTCCGACACTATTTCCTTCCAACCAGGTTCTTTCTtagtaaacattttcttcaacaaaGCTGAGTTACAGCAGAATCTGCCCAAGACACAAAGGTTACAACAGCATCCTGCTAAGAACTCTGGCTCAGTAATGAATAACTTGTTTAACCAACAACCTAGAAGATCATACCAGATCTTATATTCCAACTTGACATTTCTAAAGCCAGACTACCTTATTATTCAGTTGTTTTGTTAAATCTGCCCAGTGCAGGAGCACCAAGTGCTGGCTTTGATGTGTGTTATTTTACCCAATAATACACCTGGGCAGTTTAAGCATACTGGTGTGATGTTGAGCAGGGTAGGCATGATAGTAAAAGGCTGCTTTCTTCCTTGATATTAAGTCTTATGTAGGTAGTTTTTTTACTTTCATCCCCGGGGTCTTATAAAGATTTTCAGCAGAAGAAAGTTTTTCTCATAGTCTGATTATTAGCCTTTTTCTCAATTAGTAATGGCTCTATGGACATATCTGATGTGTTCTTTGGGTCCCTCCTCCTCTGGGGCTGTTGTGCGCAGCAATGGGCTTTTTATGGTTCAAATTTCACATGCCATTTTAAATTGCTGGTTCTTATTGtgactagagatgggaaggcctggagaaaaaacccagaaaaatggggggggctgattttttttccggggGAGAAACGGATTTGGAAAATCTAATTATGATATTGTTTTATTTCGTTTATATTGTAATTATTTTCTTATAAACCATCCTGGGAAGCATTCTGGCTGAAGGGcactatagaaataaaataaacattatgGATATTAGTACGTTGGTTTGAAGCGTCCTTTCTCAGTATATGGGATTGGACTCAGCGGCTTTTTGACCCTTTccaacctcttttttttttttttgcccatcaCAGCAGAGTGGAATTTTGGATAGAACTTAGCATTGTTTTCACCGCTTACTGTTCTCCTCTCTAAATACTTGTTCCCTAATTTGTCTTTTCAGCACACACTAAGGACATGCCATTTACATGTGAAACCTGTGGGAAATCCTTCAAACGCAGTATGTCACTCAAAGTTCATTCCCTGCAGCATTCGGGAGAGAAGCCTTTCCGGTGTGAGGTATGCACTCTTGCTAATTCAGGGTGCAGTTAGAGTTGGGAATTACTTTGAATTTGAAAAACGTGCACAATGGAGAACAAACATCTAGACTGTTTCTTGCTTGTCTGCTGCCTGACTGTGAGATTAATTGTGCCATATCATCACAGTGTGAAGTAGCAGGGACACTGTAAAATACACTTCACTATATGGTAAGGCACTACAGCTGACCGGCTGACCATGTTCTTGCCATCATACAGCAAATTCTGACTATTTTATCTTAGCGTAGGCAGCAGAAGAATAAAACTATGAGTGTCAAAGGTGAAAGCGAGAAAGAAATAGTCTTATAGAAAAGCAAATTGAAGCTTTtgccttcccccccaaaatgttATCTGCAAAAATTGGGTAGGGGAAgaagaagttccattgtgcaggcAGAAGTTCTTGCGTGAATGGAATGACTTTGTTGGACCCAATCCAGTATGTGCATCAGTATTGCCACTTACTTTGATTCTTACATTTCGAAAGCTTGATTCTTGGGTGTTTCGACTTGGAAATGAAATAGAACAAAGTTCTCCCATTTCATTTCCTGCTCTCTACATATACCACTACAAATTTTCCACCTTGCCCTTAAGAAACAGTCCATAAATCTGAAAGAATATTTTTGTTTCGTTTCTCTCAACGCAATAAACTGATCAAGTCTTTACGGTGTAATTTTTGAAATAGTATAGAAACTATCCTGGGAACTTATTAGCACAACAGGATTTTATTGCAATTGTTTTTATGATAGCCTTAGCAGCCTTGAAACTGTGTGCGGTAAGGCATAATGAAAGCTAAATCAGAATGAGAGCCTTTTGGGTCTCTTCACAATGGGATACATTGCTGCTGTATTATAGCTTATTTTACCCTGATTATTGCAAAATGAAAGACTTGTACCCTCTTGTTTATTGTAGAACTGTGATGAAAGGTTTCAGTACAAGTACCAGCTCCGTTCCCACATGAGCATCCACATTGGACACAAGCAGTTTATGTGTCAGTGGTGTGGTAAAGACTTCAACATGAAGCAGTACTTCGATGAGCACATGAAAACCCACACTGGTAAAGATGTACTTTTTTTATTCTATAATGTGAAAGTACACtgggcagggtttcccaaacttgggtttccagctgttttaggactacagttcccaccatcctgtGAcgactggtccttctagctagggatgatgggagttgtagtccaaaaacagctggagacccaagtttgggaaccactgcactAGACCAAAAAAGGTCATACGCCGTCCACAAAAAAGAGATTCACTAGCATGTACCCCTCGGTTTTATTCATAACAATAATGCAgaacatgaaaagaaaaagacaggTTCTTGCCCAGTCTAAAAATTTTGATGTACAGTGGAGGAAAGTCAAGGATAAACAACAACCAGGCATAAGGAAACAGAATTGCACTTGGGGAAATGCAAATGGTTAAGATCCAGGTTTCCCAGAAAATACAGGTTTAGAGGAGAGTTTTTGTGCTCTGAGAGAAGTTATGGCCTTAAAGAGCAGCATCCAGTATTGAAAGTTATGGGAGCTGGAGAGCTTTAAGCATGTGTTTGTGCTGGAAACAGAAGGGGATGGGAAAAGAACATAGGGATTTGGGACGATGTGTTGCATCGTCTGAATGATAGAGGTGAATGAGTTGTTAGCTAAACAGGAAAGAACTGAGGTTAGTAAATGGGAGGCCGAAGTGAAAGTTGCAGTGACACATGGACCCTGTCCGCTTTCAGGGAGAAAGACGGGTTCTGGAACCTTGGAGGGCTGCTGCTAGCCAGAGTGTACTGACAACCAGATGGTCTGCCTACTTATAAAGCAGGTTACATTGAGTGCAGAAAGCAGGAGCCAGTTGTGGTAGGTTGAGAGAAGAGATGGATAAGACAGCAAGAATAGAGTCCGTATTCCGGGAATTTGGAGGAAAGATCTAAAAGAAAAAATGTGACCATAGATAAAAGGGTGGAATAGGTCAAAAGAGGACTTTTTGTCTTGCTGATTCATTTGAACACAATACAGAAGGAGCTGGAGAATAGGCTGATTATATTCTGCTGAAAAGGAAGAATAATTGGGGAGATGGCAAACTGAAATTGGAAGGGATAGGATCCCGGGGCACATGGTCATCTCTGCAAGCAAGACTGCAGAGGAGAAGGTTTAGGGCTGTGTTGAAGGATGAGGGGTGGAAAGAGTGTTTGGATAGCTCCCATTTTATATTGAGAGTCAAGGAACTGGAGAAGTGCAGCCTCTGGGCATGAAAAGTAGAGAAGCATCAAGGATGTAAACCAAGTTGGCATCATAAGCATTGCTTAGCTAAGATCATTTTTGTGTGATTTTAAGTCTTGAGTCCTTTAACATAGCACCTAATATATTCCTCAGCCTTTGAAAAGTTTTTGATTGTAGATCTGTTTTTTCCTACGGTTGATGAATATCTGATTGAGGTAGGTGGAGAATGAATTTCCACCTTCAATTTTCCAACAGGAGAGAAGCCTTTTATCTGTGAAATCTGTGGCAAAAGCTTCACCAGCCGCCCCAACATGAAGAGACACCgcagaactcacacaggggagaagccatatccaTGCGACGTGTGCGGCCAGCGGTTCCGCTTTTCCAACATGCTCAAGGCACACAAGGAGAAGTGCTTCCGTGTTACCAGTCCTGTTAACGTGCCACCAGCTGCCCAGATCACACTAGCCACAAGCTCTCCTGCCACCACTGTACCTTCCATTGCGAACACACAGAACGTCCCTGCTCCTACTCCACCAATCAATATGAACCCAGTGAGCACGCTTCCACCCCGCCCCATTGCCCACCCATATTCTCACCTgcacctccacccccaccatccACATCACCTCCCTGTCCCTGTGCCCCCCGTCCCTCATTTACCCCCACCTCCTGCTCTGTTTAAGAGTGAGCCTTTAAATCATAGGGGCCAAGGCGAAGACAGTTTTCTACGACACCTAGCGGAGAAAAACAGTTCAGTACAGCACCACTAACTGCTTTTGTCTTCTGCCTGCCGTTCAGTTGGTCTTGAGAACCTGGAAGTGTGCTCCCTTCTCAAGAAATCTCATGGTGGCTTCTGCAGCCCCAAGGGAAAGAACTTCACATGCATCTTGACTGTTCTGCAAAGTGGTCATCAAGCCCAGGGGAACCGATAGGACAGAAGCCCAACTCGGCTTGCACGTTTTACTGTTGACTTTTTTAGATTTCAAAATGACTGAGACTTGTGAAATTTTTTATAATTTCATATCAGCTGATGAGGTATGCTTGCTTTTATATCCCGGACTTTCTCCTCAAAGAGGGGATGAGCCTGGTTTCCTTTGTACTAATCAGAGACTGTGAGACTAAATCCCAGAGCATTAATTATCACTGTGTATTTGTTAATTTcttttc comes from Podarcis raffonei isolate rPodRaf1 chromosome 13, rPodRaf1.pri, whole genome shotgun sequence and encodes:
- the ZNF652 gene encoding zinc finger protein 652; the protein is MNETASSCQQMAKNCSTHVAGMAQEDRAQVPPTFYHGASQELDLSTKVYKRESGSPYSVLVDPKASKPHLHEREEQPYFKEDRTVGEVRAVKEDRENSDDLQEDEEEDEVTYKREQIIVEVNLNNQTLNVSKGEKGVPSQSKETAVLKTSSEEEEGDSGEEEATEDSNDEEENERQKKKEQREEKDSVAQRRTRRAASAAAATTSPTSRTTRGRRKSVEPPKRKKKAAKEPKAPVQKSKCEEKETLTCEKCPRVFNTRWYLEKHMNVTHRRMQICDKCGKKFVLESELSLHQQTDCEKNIQCVSCNKSFKKLWSLHEHIKIVHGYAEKKFSCEICEKKFYTMAHVRKHMVAHTKDMPFTCETCGKSFKRSMSLKVHSLQHSGEKPFRCENCDERFQYKYQLRSHMSIHIGHKQFMCQWCGKDFNMKQYFDEHMKTHTGEKPFICEICGKSFTSRPNMKRHRRTHTGEKPYPCDVCGQRFRFSNMLKAHKEKCFRVTSPVNVPPAAQITLATSSPATTVPSIANTQNVPAPTPPINMNPVSTLPPRPIAHPYSHLHLHPHHPHHLPVPVPPVPHLPPPPALFKSEPLNHRGQGEDSFLRHLAEKNSSVQHH